The following are encoded together in the Geobacter sulfurreducens PCA genome:
- a CDS encoding alpha/beta hydrolase family protein yields MISRRLRFPGGRGAELSGILDLPEGREPVAFALFAHCFTCSKELKSMVAINRVLTEQGIGVLRFDFTGLGESGGDFSETGFTSTVDDLLAAASFLERSHATPSLLIGHSLGGTTCLAAAGAIKGCRAVVVIGSPASPAGLRHLFTGKEDELAQNGSAQVMVAGRPFRLGRSFLDDVTGVRLDGAIATLGVPLLILHAPDDQVVGFHHAERIFSLAPQPRSLVALDRADHLLLAEEDARYAAGIIAAWAVRYLSPDPAG; encoded by the coding sequence ATGATCTCGCGCCGCCTCCGTTTCCCCGGCGGCCGCGGCGCGGAACTCTCCGGCATCCTCGATCTGCCGGAGGGGCGGGAGCCGGTCGCCTTCGCCCTCTTTGCCCACTGTTTCACCTGCTCCAAGGAGCTGAAATCCATGGTCGCCATCAACCGGGTGCTCACGGAGCAGGGGATCGGCGTGCTCCGCTTCGACTTCACGGGGCTCGGGGAGAGCGGGGGGGACTTCAGCGAAACCGGTTTCACCTCCACCGTGGACGATCTGCTGGCGGCCGCCTCGTTCCTGGAGCGCTCCCATGCCACGCCCAGCCTGCTCATCGGCCATTCCCTCGGCGGCACCACCTGCCTTGCCGCGGCCGGAGCCATCAAGGGCTGCCGGGCGGTCGTGGTCATCGGCTCACCGGCGAGCCCGGCGGGGCTGCGCCACCTATTCACCGGCAAGGAGGACGAACTGGCGCAGAACGGCTCGGCCCAGGTCATGGTGGCCGGCCGCCCCTTCCGACTCGGCCGCTCGTTCCTGGACGACGTGACCGGCGTCCGCCTTGATGGGGCCATCGCCACCCTCGGCGTGCCGCTCCTCATACTCCATGCCCCCGACGACCAGGTGGTGGGCTTCCACCACGCCGAGCGGATCTTCTCCCTGGCCCCCCAGCCCAGGAGCCTGGTGGCCCTGGACCGGGCCGACCACCTGCTCCTGGCCGAGGAGGACGCCCGCTATGCCGCCGGCATCATCGCCGCCTGGGCCGTCAGGTACCTGTCCCCCGACCCGGCCGGATAG
- the msrB gene encoding peptide-methionine (R)-S-oxide reductase MsrB, which produces MKRKIEKTDAQWRGQLTPEQYEITRRKGTEPAFTGAYWDCHDRGTYRCVCCGAPLFDSADKFDSGTGWPSFTAPLDGDGVESEEDRSFFMHRTEVHCASCGAHLGHLFPDGPAPTGRRYCINSASLVLDRAGEGEKE; this is translated from the coding sequence ATGAAAAGGAAGATCGAGAAAACCGATGCCCAGTGGCGCGGGCAGCTGACCCCGGAGCAGTACGAGATCACCCGCCGCAAGGGGACCGAGCCGGCTTTTACCGGCGCCTACTGGGACTGCCACGACAGGGGGACTTACCGCTGCGTCTGCTGCGGCGCGCCCCTGTTCGACTCCGCGGACAAGTTCGACTCCGGCACCGGCTGGCCCAGCTTCACCGCTCCCCTGGACGGAGACGGGGTGGAGAGCGAGGAGGACCGGAGTTTCTTCATGCACCGGACCGAAGTCCACTGCGCCTCCTGCGGCGCCCACCTGGGGCACCTGTTCCCGGACGGCCCGGCCCCCACCGGCCGGCGCTACTGCATTAACTCGGCATCGCTCGTACTCGACCGGGCCGGCGAGGGGGAGAAGGAATGA
- a CDS encoding heavy metal translocating P-type ATPase, with translation MRKVLFPITGMSCAGCAARIEKELGGVAGIASAVVNFATAELSVEFDERVIDEDAVVARVEALGYGVVRTAAGELRFGVRGLHCASCVANLEKKLLADPAVSAAVVNLAQEEALVRFDPSRLGKADIFALVVAAGYTPVEPEAEGGEAAAELKGQRNWFIASLLLSLPIMATMTLHDNRAVGWMNLVLASAVQFSAGLTFYRGSWFALKNRSANMDVLVALGTSAAYFYSLFAFFGAFGEHGGHVFFETSAMLIAFIRLGKYLEARARGKAGEALKKLLRLQADKARLVTGDQEREVPASAVRVGDLVRVRPGETIPVDGEVVEGTSSVDESMVTGESIPADKGPGAAVTGATVNRSGVLLVRATRIGEETLLSQIVRMVREAQADKAPIQRFADRVSGVFVPVVIALSALTFALWFWGLHQEFLFAFKLAISVVVIACPCAMGLATPTAIMVGSGVGLSRGILVKRGSVLENISRVQAILLDKTGTLTRGEPSLTDLVPAPGVTEERLLAVLAAAESRSNHPLAQAAVSGAAGRGVVPAPVDGYRETEGGGVACVLDGEPVTAGSARFLVGAGIDTSPLEQAASRLAGEGKSLILVAEAGRLLGVAALADRLKESSPRAVAELKRMGIATCMITGDHREVAAAVAREAGVDSFEAEVLPGRKEEIVREYQAKGYFTAMVGDGINDAPALARADVGIAIGGGTDVAKETGDVILVRDDLMDAVRAIRLGRATLAKVKQNLFWALFYNILGIPVAAGVLYYPLGITLRPEFAGLAMAFSSVSVVTNSILLRRAGKKLG, from the coding sequence ATGCGTAAGGTCTTGTTTCCCATCACCGGCATGAGCTGCGCCGGGTGCGCGGCCCGGATCGAGAAGGAGCTGGGCGGCGTGGCGGGCATTGCCTCGGCCGTGGTCAACTTCGCCACCGCCGAGTTGTCCGTGGAGTTCGACGAACGGGTGATCGACGAGGATGCCGTGGTGGCGCGGGTGGAAGCCCTGGGCTACGGAGTGGTGCGCACGGCGGCCGGGGAGCTGCGTTTCGGGGTGCGGGGGCTGCACTGCGCCTCCTGCGTGGCGAACCTGGAGAAAAAGCTCCTGGCCGACCCGGCCGTGTCCGCCGCCGTGGTGAACCTGGCCCAGGAGGAGGCCCTGGTCCGGTTCGATCCCTCCCGCCTGGGCAAGGCGGACATCTTCGCCCTGGTGGTGGCCGCGGGGTACACCCCCGTGGAGCCCGAAGCGGAAGGGGGGGAGGCCGCCGCGGAGTTGAAGGGCCAGCGCAACTGGTTCATTGCCAGTCTTCTGCTCTCGCTCCCCATCATGGCCACCATGACCCTCCACGACAACCGGGCCGTGGGCTGGATGAACCTGGTCCTGGCCAGCGCGGTCCAGTTTTCGGCCGGCCTCACCTTCTACCGGGGGAGCTGGTTCGCCCTGAAGAACCGCAGCGCCAACATGGACGTGCTGGTTGCCCTGGGCACCTCGGCCGCCTATTTCTACTCCCTCTTCGCTTTTTTCGGGGCCTTCGGCGAGCATGGCGGCCACGTGTTCTTTGAGACCTCGGCCATGCTCATCGCCTTCATCCGCCTGGGCAAGTACCTGGAAGCCCGGGCCCGGGGCAAGGCGGGGGAAGCCCTGAAGAAGCTCCTGCGGCTCCAGGCGGACAAGGCGCGGCTGGTGACCGGCGACCAGGAGCGGGAAGTCCCCGCGTCGGCGGTGCGGGTGGGCGATCTGGTCCGGGTCCGGCCGGGCGAGACGATCCCCGTGGACGGGGAGGTGGTGGAGGGAACCTCGTCGGTGGACGAGTCCATGGTGACCGGCGAGTCGATCCCGGCGGACAAGGGGCCGGGGGCCGCGGTCACCGGGGCCACGGTGAACCGCAGCGGCGTGCTCCTGGTGCGGGCCACCCGCATCGGCGAGGAAACGCTTCTCTCCCAGATCGTGCGGATGGTGCGGGAGGCCCAGGCGGACAAGGCGCCGATCCAGCGGTTCGCCGACCGGGTGTCCGGGGTCTTCGTGCCGGTGGTGATCGCCCTGTCGGCCCTCACGTTCGCCCTCTGGTTCTGGGGGCTCCACCAGGAGTTCCTCTTTGCCTTCAAGCTGGCCATCTCCGTGGTGGTCATCGCCTGCCCCTGCGCCATGGGGCTCGCCACCCCCACCGCCATCATGGTGGGGAGCGGGGTGGGGCTGTCGCGGGGGATTCTGGTCAAGCGGGGCTCGGTGCTGGAGAACATCTCCCGGGTCCAGGCGATCCTGCTGGACAAGACCGGCACCCTCACCCGAGGCGAACCCTCCCTCACCGACCTGGTGCCGGCGCCGGGGGTGACGGAGGAGCGGCTGCTGGCGGTGCTGGCCGCGGCCGAATCCCGCTCGAACCATCCCCTGGCCCAGGCGGCGGTAAGCGGCGCCGCCGGACGGGGCGTGGTGCCGGCGCCGGTGGACGGCTACCGGGAGACCGAAGGGGGAGGCGTGGCCTGCGTCCTGGACGGTGAACCGGTAACGGCCGGCAGCGCCCGGTTCCTGGTCGGGGCGGGCATCGACACTTCGCCCCTGGAGCAGGCCGCATCCCGGTTGGCCGGGGAGGGGAAATCGCTCATCCTCGTGGCCGAAGCGGGACGCCTGCTGGGGGTGGCGGCCCTGGCCGACCGGCTCAAGGAGAGCTCGCCCCGGGCCGTGGCCGAGCTGAAGCGAATGGGGATAGCCACCTGCATGATCACCGGCGACCACCGGGAGGTGGCGGCCGCCGTGGCCCGGGAGGCGGGGGTTGACAGCTTCGAGGCCGAAGTCCTGCCGGGCCGCAAGGAGGAAATCGTGCGGGAGTACCAGGCAAAGGGGTACTTCACTGCCATGGTGGGCGACGGGATCAACGATGCCCCGGCCCTGGCCCGGGCCGACGTGGGGATCGCCATCGGCGGCGGCACCGACGTGGCCAAGGAGACCGGCGACGTGATCCTGGTGCGGGACGACCTCATGGATGCCGTGCGCGCCATCCGCCTGGGGCGGGCGACCCTGGCCAAGGTGAAGCAGAATCTCTTCTGGGCCCTGTTCTACAACATCCTCGGCATCCCCGTGGCCGCCGGGGTCCTCTACTATCCGCTGGGGATCACGCTCCGGCCCGAATTCGCCGGGCTTGCCATGGCCTTTTCCTCGGTGTCGGTGGTGACCAACTCGATCCTGCTCCGCCGGGCGGGAAAGAAGCTGGGCTAA
- a CDS encoding AI-2E family transporter produces MRPRDAAHIAWFLAITFGLVLLAGHFAVHSLSAVLTSLVIAYLLNPAMKFMEAKGLGRLPAIAVLYLSIAVGILLALILLIPYLSHQLEAFPRAVPRYVDNLQLVMETWKGRLTPYYGGEEGTWLIARAEESLKKLALELTGKGYQQLTRAFFGLFNLVLAPILVFFMLYYKDFVKDLVLRFVPHRERPSFREMGGRIKRSLERFILAQLLDCVIVGILSALALYAIGIEFPLLNGLVAGFASVVPFVGVMVAVIPPALIGYAETGDMSVIPLVCAAYFVISVIIEGNLIKPLLMRGTLRLNPLAVIFVLMAMGELMGFWGVVLAVPVAAVVKICAAELRGYLTEGHPNA; encoded by the coding sequence GTGCGCCCCCGCGACGCGGCCCATATCGCCTGGTTCCTGGCCATAACCTTCGGGCTGGTGCTCCTGGCGGGCCATTTCGCCGTCCACTCCCTGTCGGCGGTCCTCACCTCGCTGGTCATTGCCTATCTTCTCAATCCGGCCATGAAATTCATGGAGGCCAAGGGGCTGGGGCGGCTGCCGGCCATTGCCGTGCTCTATCTCTCCATTGCCGTGGGAATCCTCCTGGCCCTGATCCTCCTGATCCCCTACCTCAGCCACCAGCTGGAGGCCTTCCCCCGGGCGGTCCCCCGCTACGTGGATAATCTGCAACTGGTCATGGAGACGTGGAAGGGTCGCCTTACCCCCTATTACGGCGGCGAGGAGGGAACCTGGCTCATCGCCCGGGCCGAGGAATCCCTGAAGAAGCTGGCCCTTGAGCTCACGGGCAAGGGATACCAGCAACTCACGCGGGCCTTCTTCGGTCTCTTCAACCTGGTGCTCGCCCCGATCCTCGTTTTCTTCATGCTCTACTACAAGGATTTTGTGAAGGACTTGGTCCTCCGGTTCGTCCCCCACCGGGAGCGGCCGTCGTTCCGGGAGATGGGAGGACGGATCAAGCGGTCCCTGGAGCGCTTTATCCTGGCGCAACTCCTGGACTGCGTCATCGTGGGTATCCTGTCGGCTCTGGCCCTCTACGCCATCGGCATCGAGTTTCCGCTGCTCAACGGACTGGTGGCCGGATTCGCGTCGGTGGTCCCCTTTGTGGGGGTGATGGTGGCGGTGATCCCGCCGGCCCTGATCGGCTATGCGGAAACCGGCGACATGTCGGTGATCCCCCTGGTCTGCGCGGCATATTTCGTGATCAGCGTTATCATAGAAGGGAACCTGATCAAGCCGCTCCTCATGCGGGGGACTTTGCGGCTTAACCCCCTGGCGGTCATCTTTGTCCTCATGGCCATGGGCGAGCTCATGGGCTTCTGGGGGGTGGTGCTGGCGGTGCCGGTGGCGGCAGTGGTGAAGATCTGCGCGGCCGAGCTGCGGGGATATCTGACGGAGGGACATCCGAATGCGTAA
- a CDS encoding AI-2E family transporter translates to MADKQPAVNRVVAALLVGGALIAAGYAIRHTVSCFLLSFVTAYLLDPVLVVMERRGVRRPWGILFLYALLAVFSVFFFIVLVPFLSLRWEAFITGLPAYLQKGKQIVFAWKSRAVPPYAVEEWRWLFDTAAGQADKLLAKLGAGVYAAAEGLVFNLFNLVLAPILVFFMLWYKKEFMETAAAWLPASRREVLLALGREVNESIGGYIRGQFMVSVIVAVLSTVALFVIGIDYPIVNGIFAGLASVLPFIGVILATLPPLFFAYVQYESGMVLLQVIGAFSVIYFLEGYLVKPLVFKESMDLNPLVTIIVVMVFGELMGFWGILLAIPIAAAVRAAADHLRRGDFRS, encoded by the coding sequence ATGGCTGACAAACAACCGGCGGTGAACAGGGTCGTGGCGGCGCTGCTGGTGGGCGGGGCGCTGATCGCCGCAGGCTACGCGATCAGGCATACGGTCTCCTGCTTCCTGCTGTCCTTCGTTACCGCCTATCTCCTGGACCCCGTCCTCGTTGTGATGGAGCGCCGCGGCGTGCGCCGTCCGTGGGGCATCCTCTTCCTCTACGCGCTTCTCGCGGTTTTCTCCGTCTTCTTCTTCATCGTGCTCGTGCCGTTTCTCAGCCTGCGCTGGGAGGCGTTCATCACCGGGCTCCCCGCCTATCTCCAGAAGGGGAAGCAGATCGTGTTCGCCTGGAAGAGCCGGGCGGTCCCTCCCTATGCGGTGGAGGAGTGGCGCTGGCTCTTCGATACCGCCGCCGGCCAGGCCGACAAGCTGCTGGCCAAGCTCGGCGCCGGGGTCTACGCCGCTGCCGAGGGGCTCGTCTTCAATCTGTTCAACCTGGTGCTCGCGCCGATTCTCGTGTTCTTCATGCTCTGGTACAAGAAGGAGTTCATGGAGACAGCGGCGGCGTGGCTCCCCGCGTCCCGCCGCGAGGTCTTGCTGGCCCTGGGGCGGGAGGTCAACGAGAGCATCGGCGGCTACATCCGCGGCCAGTTCATGGTTTCGGTCATCGTGGCGGTCCTGTCCACGGTGGCGCTCTTCGTCATCGGCATCGACTATCCCATCGTCAACGGCATATTCGCGGGACTCGCCTCGGTTCTCCCCTTCATCGGGGTCATCCTGGCAACCCTGCCGCCCCTGTTCTTCGCCTATGTCCAGTACGAGAGCGGCATGGTGCTCCTCCAGGTGATCGGCGCCTTCTCGGTCATCTACTTTCTGGAAGGCTACCTGGTGAAGCCGCTGGTCTTCAAGGAGTCCATGGACCTGAACCCCCTGGTGACCATCATCGTGGTCATGGTGTTCGGCGAACTCATGGGTTTCTGGGGCATCCTGCTGGCCATTCCCATTGCCGCCGCCGTGCGTGCCGCCGCCGACCACCTCCGTCGCGGCGATTTCCGGAGCTAG
- a CDS encoding UPF0158 family protein, giving the protein MGFMRDIEILWDDLLEAFENPETALAYFLDRETGDIFAVPSDFDDDDFWREMEESEDRFLRIPGFDYDQERLLLHEFIRGLDNASLKGMLLRSFEGKKPYGRLDEILSFYPEEFDRYMAMKEELISDRARRWLEENDLFGAEEEDF; this is encoded by the coding sequence ATGGGATTCATGCGCGACATTGAAATACTCTGGGATGATCTCCTGGAGGCGTTCGAAAATCCGGAAACGGCACTGGCCTATTTTCTCGATCGGGAAACGGGCGACATCTTTGCCGTGCCGTCCGATTTCGACGATGACGATTTCTGGCGGGAGATGGAAGAGAGCGAGGACCGATTCCTCCGCATCCCCGGCTTCGATTACGATCAGGAACGGCTGCTGCTCCACGAGTTCATCAGGGGGCTCGACAATGCGAGCCTCAAGGGGATGCTGCTGCGCTCCTTCGAAGGGAAAAAGCCCTACGGTCGGCTGGACGAGATCCTGTCGTTCTATCCCGAGGAGTTCGACCGCTACATGGCCATGAAGGAGGAGCTCATCTCCGACCGGGCCCGGCGGTGGCTGGAGGAGAACGATCTCTTCGGCGCCGAAGAGGAGGATTTCTGA
- a CDS encoding UDP-2,3-diacylglucosamine diphosphatase, translating into MRAIFIADAHLRQPGDRNYRLLMEFLAGLRGNVDTLYILGDLFEFWIGYDPVPFTHYLPLLDRLRELVDSGVRIEYFEGNHDFHMGPFFTETLRATVHPGPAVIDIQGERLYLCHGDEVNRKDYPYRLLRFILHSSLTRAATRIVPPAVTCRIAVGMSRESRKNHGRRRHRWDYAAILRAFAAERFREGCRAVVAGHFHQPFIDRNDDGTVLLSLGDWLTHYTYGEWSDGTLSLKTYGTP; encoded by the coding sequence ATGCGCGCAATCTTCATCGCCGACGCCCACCTGCGGCAGCCGGGGGACCGAAACTACCGGCTGCTCATGGAGTTCCTGGCCGGGCTCCGGGGCAACGTCGACACCCTCTACATTCTCGGCGACCTCTTCGAGTTCTGGATCGGCTACGATCCGGTCCCCTTCACCCACTACCTCCCCCTTCTCGACCGGCTGCGGGAGCTGGTCGACAGCGGGGTCCGGATCGAGTACTTCGAAGGGAACCACGACTTCCACATGGGGCCGTTTTTCACGGAGACGCTCAGGGCAACGGTCCACCCGGGCCCCGCCGTGATCGACATCCAGGGGGAGCGGCTCTATCTCTGCCACGGGGACGAGGTCAACCGGAAGGACTATCCCTACCGGCTCCTGCGGTTCATCCTCCACAGCTCCCTGACGCGGGCGGCCACCCGCATCGTCCCCCCCGCCGTGACCTGCCGGATCGCCGTGGGCATGTCGCGGGAAAGCCGCAAAAACCACGGCCGGCGCCGGCACCGCTGGGACTACGCCGCCATCCTCCGGGCCTTCGCCGCCGAGCGCTTCCGGGAAGGATGCCGCGCAGTCGTCGCCGGACACTTCCACCAGCCGTTCATCGATCGCAACGACGACGGCACGGTCCTGCTCTCCCTGGGCGACTGGCTCACCCACTACACCTACGGCGAATGGAGCGACGGCACCCTTTCGCTGAAGACCTACGGAACACCGTAA
- a CDS encoding YkgJ family cysteine cluster protein, protein MDCLRCGTCCTAPDISALGKPVGVRCPHLGEGGLCAIYDERPAVCRGYRPDEICRRIAAPTLEERVKKYRALFGV, encoded by the coding sequence ATGGACTGTCTCAGATGCGGTACCTGCTGCACCGCACCCGACATCAGCGCGCTGGGCAAGCCGGTGGGCGTGCGTTGTCCCCATCTGGGCGAGGGTGGGCTGTGCGCCATCTACGACGAGCGGCCGGCGGTCTGCCGGGGGTACCGCCCCGACGAGATCTGCCGCCGGATTGCGGCGCCGACGCTGGAAGAGCGGGTGAAAAAGTACCGGGCGCTGTTCGGGGTCTAG
- a CDS encoding penicillin-binding transpeptidase domain-containing protein — MQDFKHLTSKKRFSASSFLSPRKNDSRNAFKRLDEPPPRKKRLRFLLPVIAALLVAYPVLSLLLSGRPAVSSVREEAHPGKLSLKDLDSFGAFRLAAGAFPTARAEGGRLVAPLAGGGTVVYAINEEVQERVKDVLAQFQVPYGVFVAVEPRSGRILAMVAHSSILPGWEQQAFYGIYPMASLFKIITATAALEQGKVSPDTVIPFRGGLYSESSRHWSDLPKRGAQEMDLTTAMGKSVNPVFGRLACDVAGRDSVLRCAERFGFNHALLPGTPVLPSKAEHPATDDDLRLMGAGLGREVKISPLHAAVLMATVANGGTMLVPSLADEIRDPSGKVAYTHQPRPLRTVTTADVSAQLTRMLSSTVTTGTSRRAFHDQRGRPKLADISIAAKTGSINGTDPEGHYSWFAAYAPTDNPQIALAALVINQDKWKIKASYVGEQALEAFFK; from the coding sequence ATGCAGGATTTTAAACATTTAACAAGCAAGAAACGATTCTCCGCCTCCTCTTTCCTCTCGCCGAGGAAGAACGACTCCCGCAATGCCTTCAAGAGGCTCGATGAGCCTCCTCCCCGCAAGAAACGTCTCCGCTTCCTGCTTCCCGTCATTGCCGCGCTCCTGGTCGCCTACCCGGTTCTGTCCCTTCTTCTTTCGGGCCGGCCCGCCGTTTCCAGCGTCCGCGAAGAGGCCCATCCGGGCAAGCTGAGCCTCAAGGACCTGGACAGCTTCGGCGCCTTCCGCCTGGCCGCCGGTGCCTTCCCCACGGCTCGTGCCGAAGGGGGCCGCCTCGTGGCCCCCCTCGCGGGCGGAGGCACGGTGGTGTATGCCATCAATGAAGAGGTCCAGGAGCGGGTCAAGGACGTCCTGGCCCAGTTCCAGGTTCCCTACGGGGTTTTCGTGGCGGTGGAGCCGCGCAGCGGCCGGATCCTGGCCATGGTGGCCCATTCCTCGATCCTGCCGGGCTGGGAGCAGCAGGCGTTCTACGGCATCTACCCCATGGCGTCGCTGTTCAAGATCATTACCGCCACCGCTGCCCTTGAACAGGGCAAGGTCTCTCCCGACACCGTGATTCCCTTCAGGGGGGGGCTCTACTCGGAGAGTTCCCGCCACTGGAGCGACCTGCCAAAGCGGGGCGCCCAGGAGATGGATCTGACCACCGCCATGGGAAAATCGGTGAACCCGGTCTTCGGCCGGCTTGCCTGCGACGTGGCCGGGCGCGATTCGGTCCTTCGCTGCGCGGAGCGGTTCGGCTTCAACCATGCGCTGCTTCCCGGCACGCCCGTCCTGCCCAGCAAGGCCGAGCACCCCGCCACCGACGACGATCTGCGCCTCATGGGGGCCGGGCTCGGGCGCGAGGTGAAGATTTCGCCGCTCCATGCGGCGGTGCTGATGGCCACGGTTGCCAACGGCGGCACCATGCTCGTCCCCTCCCTGGCTGACGAGATCCGCGACCCGTCGGGAAAGGTCGCCTATACCCACCAGCCCCGGCCGCTGCGGACCGTGACCACGGCCGACGTTTCAGCGCAGCTCACGCGGATGCTGTCCTCCACCGTGACCACCGGCACTTCCCGCCGGGCGTTCCATGACCAGCGCGGTCGACCCAAGCTGGCGGACATCTCCATTGCCGCCAAGACCGGTTCCATCAACGGTACCGACCCCGAGGGCCACTACAGCTGGTTCGCCGCCTATGCTCCCACCGACAACCCGCAAATAGCCCTGGCAGCCCTCGTCATCAACCAGGACAAGTGGAAGATCAAGGCGTCCTACGTGGGCGAGCAGGCCTTGGAGGCCTTCTTCAAATAG